The following are encoded together in the uncultured Sphaerochaeta sp. genome:
- the ltrA gene encoding group II intron reverse transcriptase/maturase has protein sequence MEVPKQNVKDSQLQLEGLFSEDSPEGEGRKTASVSVRKNPEEGNQPTITSEEESLLTKTLDHIVSLQNMRTAFMKVAGKKGAGGVDGMKTEELTQYLQNNYSMVRQSLLEGTYKPQPVRRVEIPKDNGKTRDLGIPTVIDRGIQMAIVQVLTRIYEPKFSESSFGFRPGRSAHDALEKCIEHAREGYVWVVDMDLEKFFDTVPQSRLLQLVSETIKDGRVISLLYKYLKGGVMVDGIRQETTIGVPQGGPLSPLLSNIMLNESDRELEKRGHRFVRYADDMMILCKSERAALRVMESTTKFLEKKLKLKVNREKTVVRRITNDIKFLGYGFYSSGEVKLKVHPQSWKKLRTKLKEILNKNNGWSYEFRKMRLAYLVRGWVNYFRLANAKQRLLQLDEWIRHKIRAVILKANWRVRSRYRLFRQQGVKHEEALSVANARQGTWALSGYWKVSRWLSVDVLRAHGYLFFSDMYGKLHRVM, from the coding sequence ATGGAAGTACCCAAACAGAACGTAAAAGACAGCCAACTTCAACTCGAAGGACTGTTTTCTGAGGATAGCCCGGAAGGCGAAGGTAGGAAAACAGCGTCTGTGTCTGTGAGGAAGAACCCAGAGGAAGGAAATCAACCAACGATCACTAGTGAAGAAGAGAGTCTCCTGACAAAGACACTGGACCACATTGTCAGTCTCCAGAATATGCGGACAGCATTCATGAAGGTTGCGGGCAAGAAAGGAGCAGGCGGGGTAGATGGGATGAAGACTGAGGAACTCACTCAGTACCTCCAGAACAACTACAGCATGGTACGCCAGAGTCTATTGGAAGGGACGTACAAGCCACAGCCGGTACGGAGGGTGGAAATACCTAAAGATAACGGCAAGACAAGGGACCTTGGAATTCCGACTGTCATAGACAGGGGAATCCAGATGGCAATCGTGCAGGTACTCACAAGGATCTATGAACCGAAATTCAGTGAATCGAGTTTTGGTTTCAGACCCGGAAGGAGTGCACACGATGCATTGGAAAAGTGTATCGAGCATGCCCGTGAAGGATACGTATGGGTGGTGGATATGGACTTGGAGAAATTCTTTGACACCGTTCCCCAGAGCAGATTACTGCAACTGGTGAGCGAGACGATTAAGGATGGACGAGTCATATCTCTGCTGTACAAATACCTGAAAGGCGGAGTCATGGTCGATGGCATCAGACAGGAAACGACCATCGGAGTACCTCAGGGTGGACCGTTGTCACCACTGTTGAGCAACATCATGCTGAACGAAAGTGACAGGGAACTTGAAAAGCGAGGTCATCGTTTCGTTCGGTATGCGGATGATATGATGATACTGTGTAAGAGTGAAAGGGCCGCATTAAGGGTGATGGAGAGTACCACGAAATTTCTTGAGAAGAAACTGAAGCTGAAAGTGAACAGGGAAAAGACCGTCGTTCGTAGAATTACCAACGACATAAAATTCCTTGGCTACGGATTCTACAGTAGTGGAGAGGTGAAACTGAAAGTCCATCCTCAAAGCTGGAAGAAACTGAGAACGAAACTGAAAGAGATTCTGAACAAGAACAACGGGTGGTCGTACGAATTCAGGAAGATGCGACTTGCATACCTTGTGAGAGGATGGGTGAACTATTTCCGACTGGCAAACGCTAAGCAGAGACTGTTACAGCTTGATGAATGGATTAGACACAAGATTCGGGCAGTGATTCTCAAAGCGAATTGGAGAGTACGGTCAAGATACCGGCTTTTCAGACAACAGGGCGTAAAACATGAGGAAGCACTCAGTGTAGCCAATGCGAGGCAAGGAACCTGGGCCCTGTCTGGATATTGGAAAGTGTCACGGTGGTTAAGTGTGGATGTGCTACGAGCACACGGATATCTCTTTTTCAGTGATATGTATGGGAAATTACACCGAGTGATGTAA
- a CDS encoding DUF4038 domain-containing protein, translating into MHTIVTLNKPYDIPVTIPTNIDSQSRQFAIELKHGSTNTKLSVKGFIIQANQGMVRYSLHLQGDWQYVITAKWSELPIEEGTLTCEVSSGTRYPIEVTSSQVRPIFTKNTKPYFISMYECNWLFALWMSDEKKARDFLLKIKEYRFNTIAMNVYAHECFWTDPKTPGRLVPPPIYNWGGSNDDPDFSITNPAFYEQFDGLLNFMYELDITAHLYLFVWNKCNAYPRAGSAEETEYISYLVRRYQAYPNIVWDYCKEAYLRIDKGHIRKMLELIREEDSYKRLLTVHDDKLIQYDRSFDTLLDFYTMQVHHDIYTKTLREIEKNNKPVFTSEYTYESGKDIEDKTFQEAHSHKQNILASWELAIAGSPVCYYYTFTAWDVIRPDDTPLGYAGFAFLSRFFDSFDWWNYTAVPETNTMIRTIIACAQHINEPKFLLLTDKRGRFGVLVDSKEYTVEGEWIDIYNGERTAIQSTDLNHIYDSEILIAVCPFAEKYGDMGHCVANFTLKKL; encoded by the coding sequence ATGCATACAATTGTAACACTGAACAAACCATATGATATCCCTGTCACTATTCCCACAAACATTGATTCACAATCGAGACAATTCGCAATTGAACTAAAACATGGTTCAACAAATACGAAACTTTCTGTGAAAGGGTTCATCATACAAGCGAATCAGGGGATGGTTCGATACTCACTTCATCTACAGGGGGATTGGCAATACGTAATTACAGCGAAATGGAGCGAACTGCCAATTGAGGAGGGAACCTTAACCTGTGAGGTCTCATCCGGTACCAGATACCCCATAGAAGTCACCTCTTCTCAGGTACGACCGATTTTCACCAAAAACACAAAGCCTTATTTTATAAGCATGTATGAATGCAACTGGCTATTCGCCCTTTGGATGTCAGATGAAAAGAAGGCCAGGGATTTCTTGCTGAAAATCAAGGAATATCGCTTCAATACAATCGCAATGAACGTATATGCACATGAATGCTTCTGGACGGACCCCAAGACCCCGGGAAGGTTGGTACCGCCACCAATTTATAATTGGGGAGGAAGCAATGATGATCCTGATTTTTCAATCACGAACCCAGCGTTCTATGAACAGTTCGATGGTCTGTTGAATTTCATGTATGAATTGGATATTACAGCTCATCTCTATTTATTTGTTTGGAATAAGTGTAATGCCTATCCTAGAGCAGGTTCGGCTGAAGAAACAGAATATATTTCTTATCTGGTTCGTAGATACCAAGCATATCCCAATATTGTATGGGATTATTGCAAAGAAGCTTATTTAAGAATTGACAAAGGACATATTCGAAAGATGCTAGAGCTTATCAGGGAGGAAGATTCCTATAAAAGGCTCTTAACGGTACATGATGACAAACTCATCCAATACGATCGTTCATTTGACACTCTATTGGATTTTTATACAATGCAAGTACATCACGATATTTATACAAAAACACTTCGCGAGATAGAAAAGAACAATAAGCCTGTTTTTACCTCTGAGTACACCTATGAAAGCGGTAAGGATATCGAGGATAAAACATTCCAGGAAGCACATAGCCATAAACAGAATATTCTTGCTAGCTGGGAACTGGCTATCGCAGGTTCTCCAGTGTGCTATTATTATACTTTCACGGCATGGGATGTCATTCGTCCTGATGATACGCCTCTTGGATATGCTGGATTTGCATTCCTTTCGCGATTCTTTGACTCCTTTGACTGGTGGAACTATACAGCAGTACCTGAAACCAACACGATGATCAGGACTATCATTGCTTGTGCCCAACATATCAATGAACCGAAGTTCCTTTTGCTCACGGATAAACGGGGAAGGTTCGGCGTCCTTGTAGATTCCAAAGAGTATACAGTAGAAGGTGAATGGATCGATATCTATAATGGCGAACGAACGGCTATTCAATCAACTGATCTTAATCATATCTATGATTCTGAAATCCTTATTGCTGTATGCCCATTTGCAGAAAAATATGGAGATATGGGACATTGTGTAGCAAATTTTACCTTGAAAAAGCTGTAA
- a CDS encoding TRAP transporter large permease — MNLPLTVFIILFVVGFVIKLPIGIGMMVASIAYFILKPGNAASVDLVANLFSSQIYVQYVMIAIPMFIFSANIMNSGKVTEKLFYWAQTIVGRWKGGLGHVNVLASLIFSGMTGAANADVAGLGMMEIETMRESGYDDGFSCAITAASATIGPIFPPSIPMVLYATTAGVSVGSLFLGGILPGLLLAVALMAYVAFIAKKRNYPSERIEITLLGWLSLTVRSLPALLVPVILLTGIYTGIVTATEAGALAGVWALFVSIFLYKSLGWGELRKILINSAKMTGITALLLGAAFPFSYIITYEKIPFLVSQLLLDFTTNKYLFLFVINIAFLILGCFCNAIVVVVVFVPIIIPTAQSLGIDLVHLGVVIVLNIMIGLSTPPYGGLLFVISAISGVSLLKVIKEILPMVAVMLIVLFLITYIPDIVLLLPNQF; from the coding sequence ATGAATTTACCATTAACTGTTTTCATAATCTTATTTGTTGTCGGCTTCGTCATTAAACTGCCGATTGGTATAGGAATGATGGTAGCGTCAATCGCCTATTTTATCTTGAAACCGGGCAATGCTGCTTCGGTTGACTTGGTTGCGAATCTATTTAGCTCACAGATCTATGTACAATATGTGATGATTGCCATTCCAATGTTCATCTTCTCTGCAAATATCATGAACAGCGGCAAAGTTACAGAGAAACTCTTCTACTGGGCACAGACAATTGTAGGAAGATGGAAAGGAGGACTTGGGCATGTGAACGTCCTTGCTTCCCTTATCTTCTCAGGAATGACAGGAGCAGCTAATGCGGATGTTGCCGGATTAGGCATGATGGAAATAGAGACCATGCGTGAAAGCGGGTATGATGATGGGTTTTCCTGTGCTATAACCGCAGCTTCTGCAACGATAGGACCAATCTTTCCACCAAGCATCCCAATGGTCCTATATGCCACTACAGCCGGTGTCTCAGTTGGATCCTTGTTTCTTGGTGGTATATTACCGGGATTGCTATTAGCTGTTGCATTGATGGCATATGTGGCATTTATTGCCAAAAAAAGAAATTATCCGAGTGAAAGAATCGAGATTACGTTGCTTGGATGGCTGTCCCTGACAGTAAGAAGTCTTCCAGCGTTGCTTGTGCCTGTTATTCTCCTGACTGGAATTTATACGGGAATTGTTACCGCAACTGAAGCAGGTGCACTAGCTGGTGTGTGGGCCTTGTTTGTGTCGATTTTCCTCTATAAATCATTGGGTTGGGGTGAATTGAGGAAAATCCTCATAAATTCTGCAAAGATGACAGGAATCACAGCGCTATTGCTGGGAGCTGCATTCCCATTCTCCTATATAATCACCTACGAGAAGATACCATTTCTTGTATCACAGCTTTTGCTCGATTTTACAACCAATAAGTATCTTTTCCTGTTCGTCATAAATATTGCATTTTTGATTCTGGGTTGTTTTTGCAATGCAATTGTAGTAGTTGTGGTTTTCGTTCCGATCATCATTCCTACAGCTCAATCCTTAGGAATCGACCTGGTCCATCTTGGAGTTGTGATTGTTCTGAATATCATGATTGGTCTTTCCACTCCTCCTTATGGGGGCTTGCTTTTCGTTATATCGGCAATTTCTGGAGTATCGTTACTTAAGGTCATTAAGGAAATACTTCCGATGGTTGCTGTGATGCTCATCGTTTTATTCCTAATCACATACATCCCGGATATAGTCCTGCTATTACCAAATCAATTCTAA